A genomic segment from Roseibium algicola encodes:
- a CDS encoding TRAP transporter substrate-binding protein, whose protein sequence is MLKTALKTLTVAAMLAGSSLSALAADYTLRATANSNENDEDYDGLVVFKNFVEAASNGAIEVELFIGTQLCSNGAECLQGISDGAIDIYISTSGGAAGIFPYVQVLDLPYMMSDDRIAEHVLSGEFTRTMRTMALEDSGDTIRLMTIGNTGGWRNFANTKHRVAKPEDLKGLKIRTVVADLPQELVKALGAAPTPIPWPELFTSLQTGVVEGSKNGITDIMGMKFPDAGLQYVTLDGHAYMGALWWMNNEKFLSMPEDLRRVVVDGFYALQQATFASPKRKSIKAYEDFVAGGGDLYVPTPEEKAAFKEAAAPVYDWFKGNVGRGGEIFGALEEAVAAAEADINANRSADLN, encoded by the coding sequence ATGCTCAAAACTGCACTGAAAACGCTCACCGTCGCGGCGATGCTTGCCGGATCGTCGCTGAGCGCGCTTGCCGCTGACTACACGCTGCGCGCAACCGCCAACTCCAACGAAAACGACGAAGACTACGACGGTCTTGTCGTTTTCAAGAACTTCGTTGAGGCCGCTTCCAACGGTGCCATCGAGGTCGAACTGTTCATTGGCACGCAGCTTTGCTCCAACGGCGCTGAATGCCTTCAGGGCATTTCCGACGGTGCGATCGACATCTACATCTCCACCTCCGGCGGCGCGGCGGGCATCTTCCCGTATGTCCAGGTTCTCGACCTGCCCTACATGATGAGCGACGACCGGATTGCAGAGCATGTCCTGTCGGGTGAATTCACCCGCACCATGCGCACGATGGCACTGGAAGATTCCGGTGACACCATCCGCCTGATGACCATCGGCAACACCGGCGGCTGGCGCAACTTCGCCAACACCAAGCATCGTGTGGCCAAGCCGGAAGACCTGAAGGGCCTGAAGATCCGCACCGTGGTGGCCGACCTGCCGCAGGAACTGGTCAAGGCACTTGGTGCTGCTCCGACGCCGATCCCGTGGCCGGAACTGTTCACCTCGCTGCAGACCGGCGTTGTCGAAGGTTCCAAGAACGGCATCACCGACATCATGGGCATGAAGTTCCCGGATGCCGGTCTTCAGTATGTCACCCTCGACGGGCATGCCTACATGGGCGCGCTGTGGTGGATGAACAACGAGAAGTTCCTGTCCATGCCGGAAGACCTTCGCCGCGTCGTGGTGGATGGTTTCTACGCCCTGCAGCAGGCAACCTTCGCCTCACCGAAGCGCAAGTCGATCAAGGCTTATGAGGACTTCGTTGCCGGTGGCGGCGATCTCTACGTCCCGACCCCGGAAGAAAAGGCAGCCTTCAAGGAAGCAGCCGCTCCGGTCTATGACTGGTTCAAGGGCAATGTCGGACGCGGCGGCGAGATCTTCGGCGCCCTGGAAGAAGCCGTGGCTGCGGCCGAAGCCGACATCAACGCCAATCGCTCTGCCGATCTGAACTGA
- a CDS encoding tetratricopeptide repeat protein: MKTTLTAALFTLVLCTSSAQAEIEAARDLMEANRYEEAMKELWPAARSGNADAEELIGVMYAMGLGVERDDQRAFEWYLRSAMKGHPGAQSGVGWYYEVGRGMPAPDLVRAYMWYTLSAIGGDPDAAISLEEVVKKMTKDEIEKAHILVGDYKVWMYPFN, translated from the coding sequence ATGAAAACCACGCTGACCGCCGCTCTTTTTACTCTTGTGTTGTGCACGAGTTCTGCTCAGGCCGAAATCGAAGCCGCGCGCGACCTGATGGAGGCCAATCGCTACGAAGAGGCGATGAAGGAACTTTGGCCGGCTGCACGTTCCGGCAACGCGGATGCGGAAGAACTGATCGGTGTAATGTACGCAATGGGTCTGGGCGTCGAGCGCGACGACCAGCGGGCATTCGAGTGGTATCTCAGAAGCGCGATGAAGGGGCATCCGGGTGCCCAGTCCGGTGTCGGCTGGTACTATGAGGTGGGCCGGGGCATGCCGGCTCCGGATCTCGTGCGGGCTTACATGTGGTACACGCTCTCTGCCATCGGGGGGGACCCCGACGCCGCGATCTCTCTGGAAGAGGTGGTCAAGAAGATGACCAAAGACGAGATTGAGAAGGCGCATATTCTGGTCGGTGATTACAAGGTCTGGATGTATCCGTTCAATTGA
- a CDS encoding cytochrome-c peroxidase, whose translation MLRLLPLVFGLSAPAIASELPPPLKEDDFIAFDRKQAALGQLLFYDKILSGNRNIACATCHHPTLGTGDRLSLGIGEGGDGLGLMRIAGTGDSRIKKRIPRNAPGLWNLGAKELHVLFHDGRLSIADTFENGFNSPAEEWLPTGFNSLLAAQAVFPVTAQFEMAGNPKENEIAGAIYDRIDNAWPILAKRVRIIPEYGRLFVEAFDHIDAPEAVTIVEIANALAAFQAIEWQSFDSPFDAYLTGDESALDLAQKRGLDLFYGKAGCSSCHSGKLLSDQKFHALGLPPFGPGRTRSFDPMVRDVGVMGETDRLEDAYRFRTPMLRNVELTAPYGHNGAYPTLEGIIRHHLDPDGMLKAWTPDTAALPQAPWLQAIDFVVWNDAREMARQARFRDIEPLPLSDAEIADLEAFLKSLTGTQSVTAPPFGIPATVPSGLPVDR comes from the coding sequence GTGTTGCGGTTGCTCCCTCTGGTCTTCGGCTTGTCGGCACCGGCGATTGCTTCCGAATTGCCACCGCCCTTGAAGGAAGACGATTTCATCGCCTTCGACAGAAAGCAGGCAGCCCTCGGCCAGTTGCTTTTTTACGACAAGATCCTCTCCGGCAACAGGAATATTGCTTGCGCCACATGCCACCACCCGACCCTTGGCACCGGAGACCGGTTGTCGCTCGGCATCGGCGAAGGCGGCGATGGGTTGGGGCTCATGCGGATTGCCGGAACCGGTGACAGCCGCATTAAGAAACGGATTCCGCGAAACGCTCCAGGCCTTTGGAACTTGGGAGCAAAAGAGCTCCACGTCCTGTTTCATGACGGCCGCCTGTCGATTGCCGACACCTTCGAAAACGGCTTCAATTCGCCGGCGGAAGAATGGCTGCCCACGGGCTTCAATTCTCTGCTCGCCGCCCAGGCTGTCTTTCCGGTGACGGCCCAGTTCGAGATGGCGGGCAATCCGAAGGAAAACGAGATCGCCGGGGCCATCTACGATCGCATCGACAACGCCTGGCCGATCCTTGCCAAACGCGTCCGCATCATTCCGGAATATGGCCGCCTGTTTGTCGAGGCATTCGATCATATCGACGCGCCTGAAGCGGTCACGATCGTTGAAATCGCAAATGCGCTGGCAGCTTTCCAGGCAATTGAATGGCAGAGCTTCGACAGCCCGTTCGACGCGTATCTCACCGGCGACGAAAGCGCTCTGGATCTGGCTCAGAAGCGGGGTCTCGATCTCTTCTACGGCAAGGCCGGGTGCTCCTCCTGTCATTCGGGCAAACTGCTCAGCGATCAGAAGTTCCACGCCCTGGGCCTGCCCCCCTTTGGTCCGGGCCGCACCCGCAGCTTCGATCCGATGGTGCGCGATGTCGGCGTGATGGGAGAAACCGACCGCCTGGAAGATGCCTACCGGTTCCGGACCCCGATGCTGCGCAATGTCGAGCTGACCGCCCCTTACGGGCACAATGGCGCATACCCCACGCTGGAGGGGATCATCCGGCATCATCTCGACCCCGATGGAATGCTGAAAGCCTGGACACCGGACACCGCAGCCCTTCCACAAGCGCCCTGGCTGCAGGCGATCGATTTTGTGGTCTGGAATGACGCTCGTGAGATGGCGCGTCAGGCCCGATTCAGGGATATTGAACCTCTCCCCCTTTCGGATGCGGAGATTGCCGATCTGGAGGCTTTCCTGAAAAGCCTGACCGGCACGCAGTCCGTCACGGCCCCGCCCTTCGGCATCCCTGCCACTGTCCCGAGCGGCCTTCCCGTCGACCGGTAA
- the metG gene encoding methionine--tRNA ligase: MKSYITTPIYYVNGSPHIGHAFTSVMADILKRNRQALGYDMMLSTGVDEHGQKNQEAAEKEGMSVEDYLNMRCAEFRDVFDRLDVAYDYFVRTSREGHKTAVAGMEQSIFDKDLIVKKNYTGTYCKGCEEFKKESDLTEEGQCPLHPTMKVEQTEETNYFLKMEPFRERLLQHIAENPDFVQPEAFKNELKQMLSEPLEDLCISRPKARVTLGIELPFDTDFVTYVWFDALANYLTNINWPEAGYESWWAECEHLIGKDILKPHGVYWPIMLMAAGLPLPKKLSVHSHWVGAGGVKMSKSIGNVVDPIEVIEKLGVDALRWYLARHMRADSDSQISVDFITQSYNTELGNKIGNLLSRAAKFSKARFDGKLPAPGPLSAEDEAIRKSVLEATKGMGEWVNLAEIPARMQSIITVADEMNNYFAEQAPWDLIKNEETRERCQTVIYVTLDCLRVVMEALTQVIPASAGKALAMLNAPAVACPWKPELDRLEGNSDLGEIETLYPRVQ; this comes from the coding sequence ATGAAAAGCTACATCACCACCCCGATCTACTACGTCAACGGTTCTCCGCATATCGGTCACGCCTTCACCTCCGTGATGGCCGATATCCTGAAACGCAACCGACAGGCGCTGGGGTATGACATGATGCTGTCCACCGGCGTGGACGAGCACGGACAGAAGAACCAGGAAGCAGCGGAAAAAGAGGGAATGTCGGTTGAAGACTACCTCAACATGCGCTGTGCAGAATTCCGCGATGTCTTCGACCGTCTGGACGTGGCTTACGACTATTTCGTGCGCACCAGCCGCGAGGGCCACAAGACGGCCGTCGCTGGAATGGAGCAGTCGATCTTCGACAAGGATCTGATCGTCAAGAAGAACTACACCGGCACCTACTGCAAGGGCTGCGAGGAGTTCAAGAAGGAATCCGATCTGACCGAAGAGGGCCAGTGCCCGCTGCACCCGACAATGAAGGTGGAGCAGACGGAGGAAACCAACTACTTCCTGAAGATGGAACCGTTCCGCGAGCGCCTTCTGCAGCACATCGCCGAAAATCCGGACTTCGTCCAGCCCGAAGCGTTCAAGAACGAACTGAAGCAGATGCTGTCCGAACCGCTGGAAGATCTCTGCATCTCCCGGCCGAAGGCCCGTGTAACCCTGGGTATCGAACTGCCTTTCGACACCGACTTTGTCACCTATGTCTGGTTCGATGCGCTGGCGAATTACCTCACCAACATCAACTGGCCGGAAGCAGGCTACGAGAGCTGGTGGGCGGAATGCGAGCACCTGATCGGCAAGGATATCCTCAAGCCGCATGGCGTCTACTGGCCGATCATGCTGATGGCCGCCGGACTGCCGTTGCCGAAGAAACTGTCCGTTCACAGCCACTGGGTTGGTGCGGGCGGCGTCAAGATGTCGAAGTCCATCGGCAACGTTGTTGATCCGATCGAGGTCATCGAGAAACTGGGCGTCGACGCCTTGCGCTGGTACCTTGCCCGGCACATGCGTGCGGACAGCGACAGCCAGATTTCGGTCGACTTCATCACCCAGTCCTACAACACGGAACTGGGTAACAAGATCGGCAACCTGCTGTCGCGGGCGGCCAAGTTCTCCAAGGCCCGTTTTGACGGCAAACTGCCGGCACCGGGTCCGCTGTCAGCCGAGGACGAAGCGATCCGCAAGTCCGTGCTTGAAGCCACCAAGGGCATGGGCGAATGGGTCAACCTTGCTGAAATCCCGGCTCGCATGCAGTCGATCATCACCGTCGCCGACGAGATGAACAACTACTTCGCCGAGCAGGCTCCCTGGGATCTCATCAAGAACGAGGAGACCCGCGAGCGTTGCCAGACGGTGATCTACGTGACGCTGGACTGCCTGCGCGTCGTCATGGAAGCGCTGACACAGGTCATCCCTGCGTCTGCCGGCAAGGCTCTTGCCATGCTGAACGCACCGGCTGTCGCCTGCCCGTGGAAGCCGGAACTTGACCGGCTGGAAGGCAATAGCGATCTCGGCGAAATCGAGACGCTTTATCCGCGGGTTCAGTAA
- a CDS encoding TRAP transporter large permease, producing the protein MLIWFLPVFLVFLLIGLPVFFGLLAAPGLLLWLNGQEKDITLLYRNVYNGMDSFPLMAIPFFMLAGELMNKGGITMRLVEFSQALMGHLRGGLAHVNILSSMLFAGLSGSAVADTSALGSMLIPAMEKQGYTRRFAAAITAASSVIGPIIPPSGIMIIYAYVMGESVAALFLAGIVPGIMVGIGLMLMVKVMANKYDLPKAQRIVNPGQTMAPVEYWFSFVVLRANLAALFTVIADLVINLTGFASLSTMTSFILFAVFLAVSHVLLWKLRSAVSEDFRVVCKKAVAPLQTPIIILGGILLGVFTPTEAAAVAVAYALVIGFFVLHSIKVSEIPGVLNRAGITSAVVLLLVGAAMAFKTVVSLSHAPEIMAEFVLTLSENPLILLFLINLLLFVVGMFLDAGPAIIILGPILGPIFVNLGVDPIHFAIIMSVNLTIGLATPPMGLVLFVAASVSRERVETIAKAILPFLAVEIAVIFLITYIPALSMTIPRLTGFAN; encoded by the coding sequence ATGCTGATCTGGTTCCTTCCCGTTTTCCTCGTCTTCCTGCTGATCGGACTGCCTGTCTTCTTCGGCCTTCTGGCGGCCCCTGGCCTGTTGCTCTGGCTGAACGGCCAGGAAAAAGACATCACGCTGCTTTACCGCAACGTCTACAACGGCATGGACAGTTTTCCTCTGATGGCGATTCCGTTTTTCATGCTCGCAGGCGAGCTGATGAACAAGGGCGGCATCACCATGCGGCTGGTCGAGTTCAGCCAGGCCCTGATGGGACATCTGCGCGGCGGCCTTGCTCATGTGAACATCCTGTCGTCGATGCTGTTTGCAGGCCTATCCGGTTCCGCTGTTGCCGATACCTCCGCTCTTGGATCAATGCTGATCCCGGCAATGGAGAAGCAGGGTTACACAAGGCGTTTTGCTGCGGCAATCACCGCGGCGAGTTCCGTCATCGGGCCGATCATTCCGCCGTCGGGCATCATGATCATCTATGCCTATGTAATGGGCGAGAGCGTTGCTGCGCTGTTCCTGGCCGGTATCGTACCCGGCATCATGGTCGGCATCGGCCTGATGCTGATGGTCAAGGTCATGGCCAACAAGTACGACCTTCCCAAAGCACAGAGGATCGTCAACCCCGGCCAGACCATGGCACCGGTGGAATACTGGTTCTCCTTTGTCGTGCTGAGGGCAAACCTGGCTGCCCTGTTCACGGTGATCGCGGACCTTGTGATCAACCTGACCGGGTTCGCGTCCCTTTCAACGATGACCTCGTTCATCCTGTTCGCAGTCTTCCTGGCGGTTTCCCATGTGCTCTTGTGGAAGCTCAGAAGTGCTGTCTCGGAAGATTTTCGGGTCGTGTGCAAGAAAGCAGTTGCTCCGCTTCAGACGCCGATCATCATTCTCGGCGGCATTCTGCTGGGGGTCTTCACGCCAACGGAAGCGGCCGCGGTCGCAGTTGCCTACGCGCTGGTTATCGGCTTCTTCGTTCTGCACTCCATCAAGGTCTCCGAGATCCCGGGTGTCCTGAACAGGGCTGGCATAACCTCTGCAGTGGTGCTTCTCCTGGTCGGTGCGGCGATGGCCTTCAAGACCGTCGTCAGCCTCAGCCACGCTCCCGAAATCATGGCGGAGTTCGTTCTCACCCTGTCGGAGAACCCGCTGATCCTGCTGTTCCTGATCAACCTGCTGCTCTTCGTTGTCGGCATGTTCCTGGATGCAGGCCCCGCGATCATCATTCTCGGCCCCATTCTTGGACCGATCTTCGTCAACCTTGGCGTCGACCCGATCCATTTCGCCATCATCATGAGCGTCAACCTGACCATCGGCCTGGCAACGCCGCCCATGGGACTGGTGCTCTTCGTTGCGGCTTCGGTTTCAAGGGAACGGGTTGAAACCATTGCCAAAGCCATCCTGCCGTTTCTGGCGGTGGAAATCGCGGTGATCTTCCTGATCACCTACATTCCGGCACTTTCGATGACGATCCCGCGTCTGACCGGATTTGCCAACTGA
- a CDS encoding YeiH family protein yields MVAPLKDRANRLFPGIAIAGLVAIAAQFLNEHYGAPAMLMAILLGMPLNFLSEEQRTGEGIAFAARTLLRVGVALLGVRISVEMVQQLGLPFLLLVILGVLVTIGFSLLIGGLFGRDRLFSFLTGGAVAICGASAAMAIGSILPKREHAERDLAFTVITVTVLSTLAMIFYPILTSSLGLSMDATGVFLGGTIHDVAQVVGAGFSISEETGDLSTLVKLIRVTMLAPIVLVAALILRKSSEPGSARPPIMPAFVVAFLVLAALNSFGLIPDVAKEAAGHVSRWALLAAIAAVGMKTSIPKLLEVGGPAIWMLVTQTAFLALFVLGGIWLIG; encoded by the coding sequence ATGGTTGCTCCATTGAAAGACCGGGCTAACCGGCTGTTCCCGGGTATTGCGATTGCCGGGCTTGTCGCCATTGCTGCGCAATTCCTCAACGAGCACTACGGAGCACCGGCCATGTTGATGGCCATCCTGCTTGGCATGCCGCTGAACTTTCTGTCGGAGGAACAGCGCACGGGCGAAGGCATCGCCTTTGCAGCCCGCACGCTGCTTCGTGTCGGCGTTGCCCTGCTCGGTGTCCGCATCAGTGTGGAAATGGTGCAGCAGCTGGGTCTGCCGTTTCTGCTTCTGGTGATCCTCGGCGTCCTGGTTACCATCGGCTTTTCCCTCTTGATCGGTGGGTTGTTCGGACGAGACAGGTTGTTTTCGTTTCTGACCGGCGGCGCAGTCGCCATTTGCGGAGCCTCCGCGGCCATGGCCATCGGCTCTATCCTGCCGAAACGCGAACATGCCGAACGCGATCTCGCCTTCACGGTGATTACCGTGACCGTCCTGTCCACACTGGCGATGATCTTCTACCCGATCCTCACCTCCTCCCTGGGCCTTTCCATGGACGCGACCGGTGTCTTCCTTGGCGGCACGATCCACGATGTTGCCCAGGTTGTCGGCGCCGGTTTCTCGATCTCCGAGGAAACCGGAGACCTTTCGACGCTGGTGAAACTGATCCGCGTCACCATGCTGGCGCCCATCGTTCTGGTCGCGGCGCTCATCCTGCGCAAGAGTTCGGAGCCGGGCAGCGCCCGTCCTCCGATCATGCCGGCGTTTGTTGTCGCCTTCCTGGTGCTTGCCGCACTCAATTCCTTCGGCCTTATTCCGGACGTTGCCAAGGAGGCGGCCGGACACGTTTCCCGCTGGGCGTTGCTGGCCGCAATTGCGGCAGTGGGCATGAAAACCTCAATCCCGAAACTGCTGGAAGTCGGCGGCCCGGCCATCTGGATGCTGGTCACGCAGACAGCGTTTCTGGCGCTCTTCGTTCTGGGTGGCATCTGGCTGATCGGCTGA